The following are from one region of the Geoalkalibacter subterraneus genome:
- a CDS encoding helix-turn-helix domain-containing protein — MDNIREEVKELQIGLKVRRLRQHKRLTLQALSDATGLSKPLLSQIENNQVIPPLATLLRISKALKVDLHTFFEEEDGTDKCVLVRADQRRQMRRRHTPEQPIPPYIYHSLAYGLRHKHMEPFLVEFEAGEWSEEMKVRHEGEEFLFLLEGELELHFGDQVLIMKPGDSVYHDSSEPHGYVARAPGRTQAVAVLYSRE; from the coding sequence ATGGACAACATCCGCGAAGAAGTCAAAGAGCTTCAAATTGGACTCAAGGTGCGACGTCTGCGTCAGCATAAACGCTTGACGCTGCAGGCACTTTCCGATGCCACCGGCTTATCGAAACCCCTGCTGTCCCAGATCGAAAACAACCAGGTCATCCCCCCGCTGGCGACCCTGCTGCGCATCTCGAAAGCGCTCAAAGTCGATCTGCACACTTTTTTCGAAGAAGAAGACGGCACCGACAAATGCGTTCTGGTGCGTGCAGATCAACGCCGGCAGATGCGACGACGCCACACCCCTGAACAGCCGATCCCCCCCTATATCTACCACAGCCTCGCCTACGGGCTGCGCCACAAGCACATGGAACCCTTTCTGGTCGAATTCGAGGCGGGCGAGTGGTCGGAAGAGATGAAGGTCCGCCACGAAGGGGAGGAATTTCTCTTTCTACTTGAAGGCGAGCTTGAGCTGCATTTTGGCGATCAGGTGCTGATCATGAAGCCGGGCGATTCAGTCTATCACGACTCAAGCGAACCTCATGGCTACGTCGCGCGCGCACCGGGACGCACCCAGGCCGTGGCGGTTCTTTATTCCCGCGAGTAA
- a CDS encoding HAD family hydrolase, protein MVHYPSEKPLKAVLFDLDGTLLDVEMAEFIPAYVQGLASHFTDLAEPDRFADTVLAATFALIRDDRVRASNEALFLEAMHSRLGIEAVEFGRRLDAFVEDGLGRLATMVRALPAARDILQLCFDRELTVVIATNPVFPRPVIDARLQWGDLHDFDYSLVTSYENTRLCKPHPGYFHDILTQFDLDPEQCLMVGNDTEHDLAAAQVGIPTFLVETWMIDRLDGAFQSDMRGDHDGLLEFLQKV, encoded by the coding sequence ATGGTGCATTATCCTTCCGAAAAACCGCTGAAAGCTGTATTGTTCGATCTCGACGGGACCCTGCTGGATGTGGAAATGGCTGAATTCATACCGGCCTATGTGCAGGGATTGGCTTCGCATTTCACCGATCTGGCTGAGCCGGACCGTTTTGCCGATACGGTGCTGGCGGCGACCTTCGCTCTGATTCGCGACGACAGGGTACGTGCGAGCAATGAAGCGCTTTTTCTTGAAGCCATGCACAGCCGCCTGGGTATCGAGGCGGTCGAGTTTGGCCGTCGTCTCGATGCTTTTGTCGAAGACGGGCTGGGAAGGCTGGCTACCATGGTGCGTGCGTTGCCGGCGGCCAGAGATATTCTGCAGCTCTGTTTCGACAGGGAGCTGACGGTAGTGATCGCCACCAACCCGGTTTTCCCCCGCCCTGTCATCGATGCTCGCCTGCAATGGGGGGACTTGCATGATTTTGACTATTCACTGGTGACCAGTTATGAAAATACCCGCCTGTGCAAACCGCACCCGGGGTATTTCCATGACATTCTGACACAGTTCGACCTTGACCCTGAACAATGTCTGATGGTCGGCAACGACACCGAGCACGACCTGGCCGCTGCCCAGGTCGGAATTCCCACCTTCCTGGTGGAAACCTGGATGATCGACCGGCTCGACGGCGCGTTTCAAAGCGATATGCGCGGAGATCACGACGGTCTGCTGGAGTTTTTGCAGAAAGTCTGA
- a CDS encoding RluA family pseudouridine synthase, with the protein MATEHNFLFEAQQAPRRLDHFLADELPELSRSQIKRLIEDGQVQVDGRVTKAGEKLKGGERLRVIEPAPQAALPVAEAIELEVLYEDSHLIVINKPAGLVVHPAAGHSSGTLVNALLHHCTDLSGIGGELRPGIVHRLDKETSGVMVATKDDATHQELSRQFKEHSITRRYLALVHGMVQNNQGVIDRPIGRHPTDRKKMSSRSGRGRRAVTRWQVLKRFDRDRLTLLELTLETGRTHQIRVHFADMNLALVGDPVYGSTSRTNALHDLDLRRLVQRLGRQALHAQLLGFVHPATGEYLEFKSPPPADLQAVLDYLDRLYAE; encoded by the coding sequence ATGGCAACTGAGCATAATTTTTTATTCGAGGCGCAGCAGGCACCACGCCGTCTCGATCATTTTCTCGCGGACGAACTGCCCGAACTGAGCCGATCCCAGATCAAAAGGCTGATTGAGGATGGACAGGTCCAGGTCGACGGCAGGGTGACCAAGGCTGGAGAAAAGCTTAAAGGGGGGGAGCGCCTGCGTGTCATCGAGCCCGCCCCGCAGGCTGCCCTGCCTGTCGCCGAAGCGATTGAACTCGAAGTTCTTTACGAAGATTCACACCTTATCGTCATCAATAAGCCGGCCGGCCTGGTGGTGCACCCCGCTGCGGGGCACTCCAGCGGGACGCTGGTCAATGCCCTGCTGCACCACTGCACCGATCTCTCGGGGATCGGAGGGGAGTTGCGGCCAGGCATCGTCCACCGTCTCGACAAGGAAACCTCTGGCGTGATGGTGGCGACCAAGGACGACGCCACTCATCAAGAGCTGTCGCGACAGTTTAAAGAGCATTCCATCACACGGCGCTATCTTGCCCTGGTGCACGGCATGGTCCAGAACAACCAGGGAGTGATCGACCGCCCCATCGGGCGCCACCCCACTGATCGCAAAAAGATGTCGAGCCGCAGCGGGCGAGGGCGGCGTGCCGTGACCCGGTGGCAGGTGCTGAAGCGTTTTGACCGCGATCGCCTGACGCTGCTGGAATTGACTCTGGAGACGGGGCGCACGCATCAGATACGGGTCCATTTCGCCGACATGAATCTGGCCCTGGTAGGCGACCCGGTCTACGGCAGTACCTCCCGGACCAACGCCCTGCATGATCTGGATCTGCGCCGGCTGGTGCAGCGTCTGGGGCGGCAGGCGCTGCATGCGCAGCTTCTGGGTTTTGTTCACCCCGCTACGGGCGAGTATCTGGAGTTCAAATCCCCTCCGCCCGCCGATCTCCAGGCGGTGCTCGACTATCTCGACCGGCTCTACGCCGAGTGA
- the pgeF gene encoding peptidoglycan editing factor PgeF has product MKMARQGKINYLQPSWAADSAVCAGFTSRNGGVSRAPYNSLNLGFNTEDPRHNVEANRSSLSRSFGLPPHLLLTVQQVHGTDLLVIDQPNPDLSHFQQLSCDGIITNQPGILIGVLVADCFPVLIYDPRQHVAATIHVGWRGAAAGILGKAVRSLSQLFDSTPDTLMAGIGPGIGAHKYEVDRPVRDAFRADGQPWDELASPQGLGKWRLDLRKACFLQLLKAGLREEHIEAADECTCCHRELFFSHRRDQGKTGRQMGFMLLSSRG; this is encoded by the coding sequence ATGAAAATGGCACGTCAAGGAAAAATAAATTATCTGCAGCCTTCATGGGCGGCCGATTCTGCGGTGTGTGCCGGCTTCACCTCGCGCAACGGCGGTGTGAGTCGCGCACCCTATAATTCACTCAATCTCGGCTTCAATACCGAGGATCCGAGACATAACGTGGAGGCCAACCGCTCATCCCTGTCACGTTCTTTCGGCCTGCCGCCGCACCTGCTGCTGACCGTGCAGCAGGTCCACGGCACCGATCTGCTGGTGATCGATCAGCCCAACCCCGATCTTTCTCATTTCCAGCAATTGAGCTGCGACGGCATCATTACCAACCAGCCGGGAATTCTGATAGGGGTTCTGGTGGCGGATTGTTTCCCCGTCCTGATCTATGATCCGCGTCAGCATGTGGCCGCTACGATCCACGTCGGCTGGCGTGGCGCGGCGGCGGGCATTCTCGGCAAAGCGGTGCGTTCCCTGTCCCAGCTGTTCGATAGCACTCCCGACACCCTTATGGCGGGGATCGGTCCCGGCATCGGCGCGCATAAATATGAAGTCGACCGTCCGGTGCGCGATGCGTTCCGCGCAGACGGGCAGCCCTGGGATGAGCTGGCGAGCCCCCAGGGTCTGGGCAAATGGCGCCTCGACCTGCGTAAAGCCTGCTTCCTGCAACTGCTCAAGGCAGGGCTGCGGGAGGAACATATCGAAGCGGCCGATGAATGTACCTGCTGCCATCGGGAGCTGTTTTTCTCTCATCGGCGCGACCAGGGTAAAACGGGACGCCAGATGGGATTCATGCTCCTGTCTTCTCGAGGCTGA
- a CDS encoding response regulator, whose protein sequence is MSIKIIFADDHEIFHDCVKALFDSHGRIEVLATVSDGRAAVRLAEELKPDVVVMDLAMPFLNGFDATRRIVAETPGVKIVALSSHKDRKFILSMLKAGARGYVVKDSVIAELVQAIEVVVAGGMYLSPGVTDIVMNNLLHGDEEGASSPFDKLTPRERETLQLLVEGTPVKDIADLLNVSAKTVETHRHNIMQKLGVESLPELTKLAIREGLTTL, encoded by the coding sequence ATGTCCATCAAAATAATCTTTGCGGATGATCACGAAATCTTCCACGACTGTGTCAAGGCCCTGTTCGATTCTCATGGCAGAATCGAAGTGCTGGCCACGGTGAGCGATGGTCGCGCGGCGGTGAGGCTGGCAGAGGAGCTCAAGCCCGATGTGGTGGTGATGGATCTGGCCATGCCGTTTCTCAACGGCTTCGATGCCACCCGCCGCATTGTGGCCGAAACTCCCGGTGTAAAGATCGTCGCTTTGTCGAGCCACAAGGATCGAAAGTTCATTCTTTCCATGCTCAAAGCCGGTGCACGGGGCTACGTGGTGAAGGATTCAGTCATTGCCGAACTTGTGCAGGCGATCGAGGTGGTCGTGGCCGGTGGAATGTACCTGAGCCCCGGCGTGACCGATATTGTCATGAACAATCTGCTTCATGGCGACGAAGAGGGGGCCTCCTCTCCCTTTGACAAGTTGACCCCCCGCGAACGTGAAACCCTGCAATTGCTGGTTGAAGGCACCCCGGTCAAGGATATCGCGGACCTGTTGAACGTCAGCGCCAAAACCGTCGAAACTCATCGCCATAATATAATGCAGAAGTTGGGGGTGGAATCCCTGCCTGAGTTGACCAAACTGGCGATTCGAGAAGGCTTGACGACCTTGTAA
- a CDS encoding ABC transporter ATP-binding protein: protein MHFIDSETSLPRERKALIEVRDLDFSYPDGSQALRQINLTIRPGDRIALVGQNGSGKSTLARHLNGLLEAQAGAVIYKGKPLQGEHLRRARLEVGLLFQDPDDQLFCNTLLEDVAFGPGNQELSAEQCAERARNALAQVGLADLAYKPSHHLSYGQKKRAALATLLAMRPQVLILDEPTANLDPAQDNILRELLRDYDGTLICITHDLLFAYDLCERAVVLDQGRVHHDYTLRELVSHRSSLREHGLDFSFRLDGIDDILAAEAARCDPLLPEANDPAALPRPESSPLVAVRDYSFRYPDGTQALNKILFKINRGESVAIVGENGAGKTTLLHCLLGILEGSGEHLFEGMPINRRRRRDLWRRVGIIFQDPADQLFCPTCAEEVAFGPRQMGVKKEELARRVHQALAQVHLQGYEDRIPLHLSGGERKRLAIATVLAMQPEILILDEPTAGLDPQGEEMLLNILQELPQTRILVSHDPYLTARLTQRTVVLHRGEIIRDYSTREFLHDQDRARLNLLTLTSRREHCREIRALQHQHAHKHPHRHLHEHRHRHGELEHSHLHEHEHTHAHTYTHLHGADSEAHCHPPRPRYHDHAHPHHELEPHDHDHPEDH from the coding sequence ATGCACTTTATTGACTCTGAAACATCTTTACCACGGGAGCGCAAGGCGCTGATCGAGGTTCGCGATCTTGATTTCAGCTATCCTGACGGTTCTCAGGCGCTGCGGCAGATCAACCTGACCATTCGGCCCGGCGACCGCATCGCGCTGGTGGGACAGAACGGTTCCGGGAAATCCACCCTGGCGCGTCACCTCAACGGTCTGCTCGAGGCCCAGGCCGGTGCCGTCATCTACAAGGGGAAGCCGTTGCAGGGCGAGCATCTGCGACGGGCGCGCCTTGAAGTGGGCCTGCTGTTTCAGGACCCCGACGACCAGCTGTTCTGCAATACCCTGCTCGAAGACGTGGCTTTCGGACCGGGCAATCAGGAGCTGAGTGCGGAGCAATGTGCAGAGCGGGCACGGAACGCACTTGCGCAGGTGGGGCTGGCCGATCTGGCATACAAGCCCTCTCACCATCTAAGCTACGGGCAGAAAAAACGCGCCGCCCTGGCCACTTTACTGGCCATGCGCCCCCAGGTTCTGATCCTGGACGAACCGACGGCAAACCTCGACCCGGCACAGGACAACATCCTGCGGGAATTGCTGCGCGACTACGACGGAACGCTGATCTGCATCACCCACGACCTGCTATTTGCCTACGATCTCTGTGAGCGCGCCGTTGTGCTCGACCAGGGGCGCGTGCATCATGACTATACCCTGCGAGAACTGGTCTCCCACCGCAGCTCCCTGCGTGAGCACGGATTGGATTTCTCTTTTCGCCTGGATGGCATTGACGACATCCTCGCGGCGGAAGCCGCCCGCTGCGACCCCCTGCTGCCGGAAGCCAATGACCCTGCGGCATTACCCAGGCCGGAAAGTTCGCCGCTGGTCGCGGTCAGGGACTATTCCTTCAGATATCCTGACGGAACGCAGGCGCTTAACAAGATCCTTTTCAAGATCAATCGCGGCGAGAGCGTTGCCATCGTCGGCGAAAACGGCGCCGGCAAAACAACCCTGTTGCATTGCCTGCTGGGCATCCTGGAGGGGAGCGGCGAACACCTTTTCGAGGGAATGCCGATCAACCGACGCAGGCGGCGTGATCTATGGCGGCGGGTCGGGATCATCTTTCAGGATCCGGCCGACCAGCTTTTCTGCCCCACCTGTGCAGAAGAGGTGGCTTTCGGACCCCGCCAGATGGGAGTTAAAAAAGAAGAGCTCGCCCGGCGCGTGCATCAGGCACTGGCGCAGGTGCACCTGCAAGGCTACGAAGATCGCATCCCCCTGCATCTCTCCGGCGGAGAGCGCAAACGGCTGGCCATCGCCACCGTGCTGGCTATGCAGCCCGAAATTCTGATCCTCGATGAGCCCACTGCGGGGCTTGATCCACAGGGGGAAGAAATGTTGCTCAACATTCTGCAGGAATTGCCCCAGACCCGGATCCTTGTCTCCCACGACCCCTATCTGACAGCAAGGCTGACGCAGAGGACAGTGGTTCTGCACCGGGGAGAGATCATACGGGATTACAGCACACGGGAGTTTCTGCATGACCAGGACCGCGCACGGCTCAACCTGCTGACCCTCACCTCACGCCGGGAGCACTGTCGCGAGATCAGGGCCCTGCAACACCAGCACGCCCACAAACACCCGCACCGGCACCTGCATGAACACCGCCATCGCCATGGCGAGCTGGAGCACAGTCACCTCCATGAGCACGAGCATACTCACGCGCACACCTATACCCACCTGCATGGCGCCGACAGTGAGGCCCACTGTCATCCACCGCGCCCCCGCTACCATGACCATGCCCATCCCCATCATGAGCTGGAACCCCACGATCACGACCACCCCGAAGACCATTAG
- the cbiQ gene encoding cobalt ECF transporter T component CbiQ, giving the protein MNITPGATIILPSSVLAAMAAGLMAGWALLAWWVRRGERSNGSRTDRDWSIPQLDNNASNRSFFHLWDVRFKLVSLITFAFFVVAVRSLPAASAAMLLALICVPLARLPFHRTLRRLLAMSGFLVMFIVIMPLTVPTQPEDTLVVFTGMEGISFNLRGAALALTICCKAFAVALLMEPLLATAPLSVTLEGLTRLGVPDKITRMIHLAHRYIFVVLEETRRMATGMKVRGFRKRTNMETLRVTGNFLGMLFVRGFERTYRVYDAMQARGYDGTFQELHRFRSSAGDWLKATFWILLGAVLLGVDRFYLGG; this is encoded by the coding sequence ATGAATATCACACCCGGCGCCACGATCATCCTGCCGAGCTCCGTGCTGGCCGCTATGGCGGCGGGACTGATGGCCGGATGGGCTCTGCTGGCCTGGTGGGTACGCCGTGGCGAGCGCAGCAACGGCAGCCGCACTGATCGCGACTGGTCCATCCCCCAACTCGACAACAACGCATCCAACCGATCATTTTTTCACCTCTGGGATGTGCGCTTCAAGCTGGTTTCCCTGATCACATTCGCCTTTTTCGTTGTGGCCGTTCGCTCCCTGCCCGCGGCATCCGCGGCGATGCTTTTGGCCCTGATCTGTGTACCACTTGCACGCCTGCCGTTTCATCGGACCCTTCGCCGTCTGCTCGCCATGTCGGGTTTTCTGGTCATGTTCATCGTCATTATGCCCCTGACCGTCCCCACCCAGCCAGAGGATACGCTTGTCGTTTTTACAGGCATGGAGGGGATTTCCTTCAACCTGCGCGGTGCGGCGCTGGCGCTGACGATCTGCTGCAAAGCCTTTGCAGTCGCCCTGCTGATGGAGCCCCTGCTGGCTACCGCGCCCCTGTCTGTCACGCTTGAAGGGCTCACCCGGCTGGGTGTTCCCGACAAGATCACCCGCATGATTCATCTGGCGCACCGGTACATTTTCGTCGTCCTGGAGGAAACGCGCCGCATGGCAACGGGGATGAAGGTGCGCGGTTTTCGCAAGAGGACCAATATGGAAACGCTGCGCGTGACCGGCAATTTTCTCGGCATGTTGTTCGTGCGTGGCTTTGAGCGCACCTATCGCGTCTATGACGCCATGCAGGCACGCGGCTACGACGGCACGTTCCAGGAACTGCATCGCTTTCGCTCCTCAGCAGGAGACTGGCTCAAGGCAACCTTCTGGATTCTGTTGGGAGCGGTGCTGCTGGGGGTTGATCGGTTCTATCTGGGGGGTTGA
- the cbiM gene encoding cobalt transporter CbiM: MHISDGVLPVGVTLGCAVASVAIAAWSVRRTGEKDLPKVAVITATFFVASLIHVPLGPTSVHMLIPGLVGVLLGPSSFLAIAIGLLLQSLLFQFGGLTALGANTLMMGVPALACGFAFQKLKGHGPKRHMLAAALAGGGGTVLSALLLALLLTTGGEDFSGVARLALLAHLPVIAIEGAVSAFTVSFLLRVKPELLRAGSTPFSAEAS; the protein is encoded by the coding sequence ATGCATATTTCCGATGGAGTCCTGCCGGTCGGCGTCACCCTGGGATGCGCCGTGGCATCCGTAGCCATCGCCGCGTGGAGCGTGCGACGGACCGGAGAAAAAGACCTGCCGAAAGTGGCGGTCATCACCGCGACCTTTTTCGTTGCCTCCCTGATTCACGTGCCGCTGGGGCCAACCAGTGTCCATATGCTGATTCCAGGGCTGGTCGGGGTTCTGCTCGGGCCCTCTTCCTTTCTCGCGATTGCTATCGGCCTGCTGCTGCAGAGTCTGCTTTTTCAATTCGGCGGGCTGACCGCTCTTGGCGCCAACACCCTGATGATGGGGGTACCGGCCCTGGCATGCGGTTTTGCCTTCCAGAAACTCAAAGGACATGGGCCGAAACGCCACATGCTGGCTGCCGCCCTGGCCGGTGGCGGCGGCACGGTGCTCTCTGCGCTGCTTCTGGCGCTTCTGTTGACCACCGGAGGGGAGGATTTCTCCGGCGTCGCCCGCCTCGCTCTTCTGGCTCATCTGCCGGTAATCGCGATAGAAGGCGCGGTCAGCGCCTTTACCGTATCCTTTCTGCTGCGGGTTAAACCTGAACTGCTGCGTGCGGGTTCCACTCCCTTTTCCGCAGAGGCTTCATGA
- a CDS encoding DUF4198 domain-containing protein — protein MIRLLLSTAALLFVLCTSAGAHFGAIIPSSPLVTSDSGPFLKLAAKFIHPMEGHYMEMAGPRVFGVLHDGVKADLLPALSAVRGKSADQEEDFTFWVAETTLKRPGDYTFYMEPTPYWEPAEDLFIVHYTKVCVNAYGLQQGWDEPVGLETEIVPLTRPYGLWSGNLFSGRVLRDGQPVPFAEIEVEYLNESPDNPQWITAPADAFVTQVIKSDADGVFHYAMPRAGWWGFSALSLADWTLEHEGEQKEVEIGAVYWVHTREMK, from the coding sequence ATGATTCGGCTTCTTCTCTCCACAGCCGCCCTGCTGTTCGTCCTGTGCACCTCCGCCGGGGCCCATTTCGGCGCCATAATCCCCTCTTCACCCCTCGTTACCTCCGACAGCGGCCCTTTCCTGAAGCTTGCAGCCAAGTTCATCCATCCCATGGAAGGTCACTACATGGAGATGGCCGGGCCCCGGGTTTTCGGGGTGCTGCATGACGGTGTAAAAGCAGATCTGCTCCCGGCCCTCTCTGCAGTCCGCGGCAAAAGCGCCGACCAGGAGGAAGACTTCACTTTCTGGGTCGCCGAGACAACCCTCAAGCGTCCCGGAGACTACACCTTCTACATGGAGCCAACCCCTTACTGGGAGCCGGCGGAAGATCTTTTCATCGTCCACTACACCAAGGTCTGCGTCAACGCTTACGGTCTGCAGCAAGGGTGGGATGAGCCGGTTGGGCTCGAAACAGAGATCGTCCCCCTGACCCGCCCCTATGGCCTGTGGAGCGGCAACCTCTTCTCCGGCCGCGTCCTGCGCGACGGGCAGCCCGTCCCTTTCGCCGAGATCGAAGTGGAATATCTGAATGAATCGCCCGACAACCCCCAATGGATCACCGCACCCGCTGACGCCTTTGTCACCCAGGTGATCAAGTCCGATGCCGACGGTGTCTTCCACTATGCCATGCCGCGCGCCGGCTGGTGGGGATTCTCCGCCCTCAGCCTGGCGGACTGGACCCTGGAGCATGAAGGGGAACAGAAGGAAGTCGAAATCGGCGCGGTCTACTGGGTGCATACGCGGGAGATGAAATAA